In Gossypium hirsutum isolate 1008001.06 chromosome D01, Gossypium_hirsutum_v2.1, whole genome shotgun sequence, the genomic window aaggactaaaatatagaaaaagaaaatgctgaattatttcattttttttaaagtaaccTTTATATATCTTTAcccaaataattttttatttattaaaatattagatttctATCCAAATTATAAGTTCTGACTTGCTTAACtcacatataataattatttgattaggAAAGAAAGAGAACAAAAGTAAATggaaattaataaaaagggaaaattacaaATTGGGCCTTATTTGATTAAGACTGTATAATAGATTTAGAATAAATTATAGGCAATAAAATTTGGATTATTGGACCATACCTcgtttaaattaaagaaaaaaagaggtACGATAACAaacctttttttttacatttgtttAACAAATTAATTCTATGGTGCAGGTGTAATCCCACAGCAAATTAGTAATCTAACAGGTCTGAAAGTTCTATATTTATCCCATAACTTTTTAACAGGTAttatataatatttcttcacttttcaatttcACTAATTAGTAGTTtagtatgcatatatatatatgcgccTGATTGTGAGAATTAGGAATAGAACCCAACCCAATGAATTAGAAAATTGGGAAAGGGATGATATGGTTAGGTTGAATTTGTTCATTGTATCGATAATGCAGGACATATTCCAGTTACCTTGGGCAATCTAAGAGATCTAGAATTGCTGGACCTATCGGATAATGATTTAAGTGGAACACTTTCATCCTCGGAAAGGAGCTTCCTGTCATCATTAGCTAATTGTAGTGGGTTGACAACCTTGGCATTTGAAAGTAATCCATTAATCAGTGGTTACCTTCCGCCTTCTATAGCAAATCTCTCGGTTTCTCTTCAATATTTCGATGCTTCGAGTTGCAGCATTAGTGGTAGCATTCCAGGGGAAATTGGTAACTGGAATGTTGCTACATATCTGGATTTTTCTGGGAATCATTTTTCAGGTGCAATCTCAGATAGAGTTTGTAAGCGGAATAATGATTTGAGATATCTTGCCGTTAATGACAACCAATTGGAAGGAACATTACCGTTGTCTTTAACTAATTGCAGTGAACTAGTATTTTTGAATGTTGCAGACAACAATCTAAGCGATACCTTTCCTCACTGGTTAGGTATTCTTCCACAGCTTCGAGTTCTTATTTTGAGATCTAATAGATTTCACGGTTCCATTCAAAGTTACATAGCCACATCTTCTTTCTCCAAATTGCAAATTATTGATCTCTCTCATAATGACTTCACTGGCCTATTGCCAaccaatttcttccaaaatctcaagGCTCTGAAAGAAGCTGAATACGTAGACAATGGTAATTGGTACTCCCTTGttgttaatttaactattaaaggCTTGGAGCTAGAGTTTACGCTAAAAGTACGTATGCCCTTATTAACATGCATAGATTTGTCGATGAATGGATTCCATGGAGAAATTCCTAAGGTAGTTGGAGAGCTTAGATTGCTTCAAGCACTCAATCTCTCTCATAACAGCCTGACTGGTCCTATCCCACCGTCATTTGGGAATTTGGCAGCACTTGAATCATTAGATCTCTCATTTAACAAGCTGAGTGGCAGAATCCCTTCCCAATTGACAAATTTGACATTTCTTCAAGTGTTAAGGTTTTGGAACAATAATCTTGTGGGGCCCATTCCCCATGGGAAGCAATTTGATACATTTGAAAACGACTCTTAtcgaggaaacttgggtttgtgTGGATTCCCATTATCAAAAGAATGTAACAATGATGAAATAGCAGAACCAGCACAAGATGAGGAAGATAATGGTAATGGTAATGgtaatggaaatggaaatggaatagCTTTTATTTGGAAAGTTGCAATGATGGGGTATGGATCTGGAATGGTATTAGGAATTAGCATAGGATACATTGTATTCACGACAGGAAGACCGCGGTGGCTTGTAAGAAAGATTGAGAGAGATTTGCAAAACAAAGTTTCAAGCTGGTTTGGGAAGAAAAGTAAGTAGTCCTGCAAATCCATCTTTATATGTGAGTTATTGTATTTCATAGAAATAAACATGCAACTTTTTCCATGCTAAATGAATAATTAGGTAAATcacaaattgattatttttattttcatccatcaGGAATGAGTCCGAGAAAAGATGAAGTTCCTCAGCTTGTACAAGAGCAAGGTGTATGTATGTAATGCATCCATAGCAGCTTCTCTCCATGGAATGTATGTTCTGATAATGGGAGTTCTTACTGATAGTTTGCTTTGGTTTTTATGCTTTTCTTTGCATAGTTTTTCAGCTTTCATGGTCTGGGATTTTCGCCTTTCGCAAGAAGTTTGCGTGTGCTAAACTTTACTAATGATCGTAATGTTTTTTTTCAAGGCAATCAGTTCTGGACCGGTAGATGTATTGTTTTGTTTTCATGGGTGTTTGTGGCTTGTAAGAATGGTTGAGAGAGCCATGCAAAACAAAGTTTGAAGCTGGTTtgggaagaaaagaaaggagTCCTGCAAATCCATCTTCATTATGTGAGTTACCGTacatcattaaaataaatgtccTTTCTTTGGCATGCGAAATTAATTATAAGTAGATAGAtctcaataattttgtaaaatcaaaattagaccatttttattcTCATTCATCAGGTAACTTCCGAGATGAGTCTAAGAAAAGATGAAGTTCCACAACTTTTATAAGAGCGAGCTGACATGTATGTTCTGCATCTATAGCTGCTTCTCTTCATGGAATGTTCTGGCTGGTAGCTTGCTCcagtttttcaaaatttttccaaagtttttcagCTTTCATGGTCTGGAATTTTGACAATTTGTCAAAAAGTTTGTTTTAAAGTGTAGAAATAAATTGCAACACCCCCTATAAGCAGTTCTCTGTTTTGGATAGGTGTTTGTTTGCAAAATTTTAGTAGGGATGGTATGGTAATGGTAGCGAATCTCTTATACTTCGACATCGCTCACTCGTTAGATAAAATCTCACCAATATACAAGACTATCactatttaattaaattcaaataaattaaaacatttaatataaaaatcatagagatcaaaatttgttttgaaaataacTTTCAAATTGTGTAGTAAATGAAGGAAGTTCAAAATAAAATTGTCTTAGTAGTATCTGTAGCAGGCCCAATTGCCCGGGCccagaataataaataaaatcatgaaTAAAAAGTCATCACCGATCACACTTTAAAAAAATGTCGGTGGCAactcttatttttgtttttaaaagttGATCCACTtttatcaaaaaatggtttcgacaatatcgAAAATATAAAACTTTGAAATGTTTTGTAAATTTCaaagaaatgaaataatatcTTAAATCATCACACCTCAAATTTCTCAAgtttataattaaaatcaaaatttgtaaaaatatttaaaggaGCGAGTTTAACTACTCATTGAGTAACTAGCATTTCTCTTAATTgggttaaacaaacataaaaatatttaggcCAAATATCTTATTGAAAATACGTAATCGCAAAATTTATAAGTAACCCGTGATGatataatccaaaacatatttcaTGTTAAAacagtaattaataaaaattaataattttaaaatacactaatagataaaaaaattaactctttttttaTCGTTATGATCGCTCTTAACCTTGATGGCAAAGGTCAAAAACCACAATTCACCCTAATAGAAATGGGTCAAAACAAAAGCCATAAATCTCCCCCAACAGTAATGGTtcaaaaaccactattctaacctAGTGGCACGGTTGAAATTTATTTCTAAGCACAAAATACATGTCAATACAAACCATATTTAACCCATTAGTAAGGTTGGAACATAGCATAccgaaaacaaatttaaaatcacaaaattgaatttcttgtaatgtctcaaatatatatataaaacataagacgtaatttaatattatatttcctcaaaacatattatatataaatataccaaGACATTATTTGAAAAGCATAAATGTACCAAAAGCATAATTCAAAAACATATTTCtcaaaaataatcacataatccaatttaaatatagaaaaatacTAACACTTAACTAATTCAAAATTTCACTTCGTTAATTTAAAACCATACTGACATGTTTAACCTAATTTTcataaaacatgaataaaatatcatatattaCTTAAATACCATAGAACATTTTAagtcgatttttgaaaattaaacaccaAAGAAATATTGAGTGGCCTACTGGATCAACACTTGAACAACCATTTTTATAAGTCTCctaataacttaaaatttaagaataggacttgaaaatcaaaatttgatcaaCAAAGCATAGGCTTAAAAGCGATAACTTTTCGTGATAATCCTACAAAACTTCAGTTGTGGATCAATTCCCTTAATAAATTAAGACAATTGCACAATTTAATAAGACTATCTTTTACctcaaaattaagtaaattaaatttaataaaatacatgcatattataagaaattttaatttattaataaaaatcaatttagtatAGTTTccaacaaataaatatttttaaaaataattaaaaatcaaattttcagaaattttgaAATCGTCCTAAACATCGAGATGATTTGGCTTAGTTGAAGCCATTCTCAAATTTTACTTGGTATTTCTACAAAGCAAAAACAtgattttgattaaaaattttaatactaaaactaaaaaatttattttattaaaatcaatTTCGAAACTTAAAACATAAGAAATCATCATAGTTATCCAGATTTATTTGTGTTAACAATTTCAACTTACTTTAGAGTCTTATAGTTTTGTAGCACAAAATTCTTGATTAAGataataagaaagtttagtttaaaattacttCTTATTTAGATTAGATTAGAGCTCTAGTATAGTTAAGAGttctatttagatttatttagctatctTTGTATTGTACACAATGGAGACAATtgattattattctatttctattttgagttaataaattccttttatgttttcttttcaaaaattccttttgagtttctttttagaagagtttttaacaatctttttagattgtgaaAGTCAATTTGAAACTTGTTCTTGTCAAGATTTCTATTTTGGAGAGGAAATTAGAGTCGCTTAAAGGGATTGTGAATTTTTCGTGTTTCCAGCTTTCTTAGGATTTCTACCTACCATGTTCTTtctttccatctatcttctttattttcatcCTTATTGttctaatatttgatttatttatttattttgacttGGATTCTATTGCATTTCAGGTTGAAatccaaatttatttttgaaCGTCTATAGCCCTAAGTCAAATTCGTGACCTGAATAAACTTTACAATCCACTTTCGCATTGATCCGCCTCATTCTTTATCATTGGTATCAGATTTGGGCATTTTAGGTGTTTTTTATGTTCTTATAAAATTGGTTTCCAGcaaataacatcaaaacaattttttttacttggacaatttttggaaaaaaaatatatttcagtGGGTAAACATTttttgatctgaaattttacatactattTATTGGcactattttaaaatataaaaaatattttccaaaaaaaagtgataaaaaagtatagtaaagaatagaaaaaaaagattGGACA contains:
- the LOC121213782 gene encoding receptor-like protein 9DC3; its protein translation is MGNTGLIMALMMAVLLLHFVVSFSTKTTDINTDRSTLLALKAHVSDPRNFLTTNWSVDISICNWVGVTCESRNQRVIALDLFNMSLSGTIPPDMGNLSFLTRLNIGYNNFHDLLPVQLTNLYRLRFISMSDNNFHGEISSWVGYFPELQYLSLSNNSFTGPIPSDMCDRLPTLKELYLSNNKLSGKIPIGLFKCKGLQNISLAFNSLEGILPEEIGNLTTLRTLDLRDNQIQGVIPQQISNLTGLKVLYLSHNFLTGHIPVTLGNLRDLELLDLSDNDLSGTLSSSERSFLSSLANCSGLTTLAFESNPLISGYLPPSIANLSVSLQYFDASSCSISGSIPGEIGNWNVATYLDFSGNHFSGAISDRVCKRNNDLRYLAVNDNQLEGTLPLSLTNCSELVFLNVADNNLSDTFPHWLGILPQLRVLILRSNRFHGSIQSYIATSSFSKLQIIDLSHNDFTGLLPTNFFQNLKALKEAEYVDNGNWYSLVVNLTIKGLELEFTLKVRMPLLTCIDLSMNGFHGEIPKVVGELRLLQALNLSHNSLTGPIPPSFGNLAALESLDLSFNKLSGRIPSQLTNLTFLQVLRFWNNNLVGPIPHGKQFDTFENDSYRGNLGLCGFPLSKECNNDEIAEPAQDEEDNGNGNGNGNGNGIAFIWKVAMMGYGSGMVLGISIGYIVFTTGRPRWLVRKIERDLQNKVSSWFGKKRMSPRKDEVPQLVQEQGVCM